One genomic window of Diospyros lotus cultivar Yz01 chromosome 8, ASM1463336v1, whole genome shotgun sequence includes the following:
- the LOC127808285 gene encoding serine/threonine/tyrosine-protein kinase HT1-like, which produces MEEESSSWIRRTKFSHTIYHRFDSARLPSIPITIQPNRNKGLKSRPTVTQIQRNPATNKQRSVSPLPETTLSDAFKEARSDRKRFSTPHPQRKEPDKQITGKLSHRDSRQIWSHDSKKSSTSPLRPFSSMKVHDKTKGRKDSTWSKYFDHAGGRVTSVEMADEWMVDLSKLFLGLRFAHGAHSQLYHGIYKDEPVAVKIIRAPDDDETGDLAVRLEKQFTREVTLLSQLHHQNVIKFVAACRKPPVFCIITEYLSEGSLRAYLHKLEHKSLPLEKLIPVALDIARGMDYIHSQRVIHRDLKPENILINEDFHMKIADFGIGCEEAYCDLLADDPGTYRWMAPEMIKRKSYGRKVDVYSFGLILWEMVTGTIPYEDMTPIQAAFAVVNKNLRPAIPDGCPPAMKALIEQCWSLHPEKRPEFWQVVKVLEHFEYSLAHDGILKLPQNPTSEDHKKGLFHWIQKHGPVHTNSLPTPKPKFS; this is translated from the exons ATGGAGGAAGAGTCTAGTTCTTGGATTAGGAGAACAAAATTTTCTCACACTATCTATCATCGATTTGACTCAGCAAGGTTGCCTTCAATTCCTATCACCATTCAACCAAACCGGAACAAAGGTCTGAAATCTAGACCTACGGTTACACAAATTCAGCGGAATCCTGCTACAAACAAGCAGAGGTCTGTATCACCTCTCCCTGAAACTACACTATCTGATGCATTTAAGGAAGCTCGATCTGACCGGAAGAGATTCTCCACTCCACATCCTCAGAGAAAAGAACCTGACAAGCAGATTACCGGCAAGTTGTCCCACAGGGATTCCCGACAAATCTGGTCACATGATTCAAAGAAATCAAGCACCAGCCCACTCAGGCCTTTTTCTTCCATGAAAGTGCATGATAAAACAAAAGGCAGGAAGGATTCGACATGGAGCAAGTATTTTGATCATGCAGGTGGAAGAGTTACTTCTGTGGAAATGGCAGATGAATGGATGGTGGATCTCTCTAAGCTATTTCTTGGGCTTCGATTTGCTCATGGTGCACATAGTCAGCTTTACCATGGCATATATAAAGACGAACCGGTTGCAGTGAAAATTATCAGGGCACCAGATGATGACGAAACTGGAGATCTGGCAGTTAGGTTAGAGAAGCAATTTACTAGAGAAGTCACTCTTTTGTCTCAGCTCCATCATCAAAATGTCATAAAG TTTGTAGCAGCATGCAGAAAGCCACCTGTTTTCTGTATCATCACAGAGTATCTCTCAGAGGGTTCCTTGAGGGCATATCTTCACAAGCTTGAGCATAAATCTCTTCCCTTAGAGAAATTAATTCCAGTTGCTTTAGATATTGCACGAGGAATGGACTACATTCACTCACAAAGAGTAATTCATAGGGACCTCAAACCTGAGAATATCCTCATTAATGAAGATTTCCACATGAAAATTGCTGATTTTGGAATAGGTTGTGAGGAGGCATACTGTGATCTTTTGGCAGATGACCCTGGGACATACCGTTGGATGGCACCTGAAATGATTAAACGTAAATCATATGGCCGGAAGGTTGATGTGTACAGCTTTGGACTCATTCTGTGGGAAATGGTAACTGGAACTATTCCTTATGAGGACATGACACCAATTCAAGCAGCTTTTGCTGTAGTAAATAAG AATTTGAGGCCAGCTATACCTGATGGCTGTCCGCCTGCCATGAAAGCCTTAATTGAGCAATGTTGGTCTTTGCATCCGGAGAAGAGGCCAGAGTTTTGGCAAGTCGTGAAGGTATTAGAGCATTTTGAGTACTCACTTGCCCATGATGGAATACTCAAGCTGCCACAAAACCCCACTAGTGAAGATCATAAGAAGGGTCTTTTTCATTGGATACAAAAGCATGGTCCTGTCCATACTAACAGTTTACCAACGCCCAAGCCTAAGTTCTCTTGA
- the LOC127808847 gene encoding non-classical arabinogalactan protein 30-like produces MAIVAVKAVVLLLSCFTLSVSADLFDLVSWSRSTESKDHHNAPAYPPAEAPKHPKAHPPQHQHHPRRGHLPVHPPVHPPSSPLPKRNFVAVQGVVYCKPCKYAGVETLLGATPLAEATVRLECNNTKFHPLVQEAKTDKNGYFFIMAAKGVTNYGAHKCKVALVSSPSAACSKPTDLHSGKQGAVLIPKKPPVKDVPKPLPFELFSVGPFAFEPPTKCH; encoded by the exons ATGGCCATTGTTGCAGTGAAAGCTGTAGTGCTTCTGCTAAGCTGCTTCACTCTCTCTGTGTCCGCCGATTTGTTCGATTTAGTGAGCTGGTCTCGGTCCACTGAGTCGAAGGATCACCACAATGCTCCGGCGTACCCCCCAGCCGAAGCCCCCAAGCACCCCAAGGCGCACCCGCCCCAGCACCAGCACCACCCCCGCCGCGGCCATCTTCCAGTTCACCCGCCGGTTCACCCCCCGAGTTCTCCCCTCCCCAAGAGGAACTTTGTGGCTGTCCAAGGTGTCGTTTACTGCAAGCCCTGCAAGTACGCTGGAGTCGAAACCCTCCTTGGAGCCACTCCCCTTGCCG AAGCGACAGTGAGGCTGGAATGCAACAACACCAAGTTCCATCCACTGGTCCAAGAGGCCAAAACCGACAAGAACGGCTACTTCTTCATCATGGCGGCGAAGGGCGTCACCAACTACGGCGCTCACAAGTGCAAGGTGGCGCTGGTGTCGTCGCCGTCGGCGGCATGCAGTAAGCCGACGGATCTGCATTCCGGAAAGCAAGGCGCCGTCTTGATTCCCAAGAAGCCTCCCGTCAAAGATGTGCCCAAGCCTCTTCCCTTCGAGCTCTTCTCTGTCGGGCCATTCGCCTTTGAGCCCCCCACCAAATGTCATT
- the LOC127808242 gene encoding L-type lectin-domain containing receptor kinase VII.1-like, whose product MENHPKPLPHPPLLLLLLPMFLSVNTASAAEFLFNGFDASNISVYGVARFESRILTLTGNTNFSIGRALYQSKIPTKDPESSLVLPFSTSFIFSMAPYRDILPGHGIVFLFVPYTGIQSANSAQNLGFLNRTNDGNSSNHVFGVEFDVFKNQEFNDMNANHVGIDLNSLTSAEAHDAGYYSDGGGGGDDDDEKSFKELKLNNGKNYQVWIDYADFHINVTMTVAGKPRPRRPLLSVPLDLSQVFEDEMYVGFTAATGSLVESHKILGWSFSNSNFSLSEALITTGLPSFELTKSSIFRSKGFIAGITAGLFLVLVACSVVASLWVRRRRMRRAREREEMEEWELEFWPHRITYQEIDAATTGFSDENVIGIGGNGRVYKGVLAGGAEVAVKRISHENGEGMREFVAEISSIGRLKHRNLVGLRGWCKKDKGSFILLYDYMENGSLDKRVFDCDESMMLSYEDRIRILKDVAMGVLYLHEGWEVKVLHRDIKASNVLLDKEMNGRLGDFGLARLDSHGQVPSTTRVVGTVGYLAPEVVRTGRASTQTDVFGFGVLILEVMCGKRPIEEGKTPLVDWVWELMERGELVLALDERLRARGGFNEEELERVLHLGLLCAHPESRSRPTMRQVVKVLEGKNEVEEGESEDMEAYLLEKVKSKKMWSRYQQGLGNGSGHPTFEQIRQSLSSSMSLSWSDAIVEGR is encoded by the coding sequence TGCCCGATTTGAATCCAGAATCCTAACTCTCACCGGGAACACAAACTTCTCAATCGGCAGAGCTCTGTACCAGTCAAAGATCCCCACCAAGGATCCAGAATCGTCGCTGGTTCTTCCATTTTCAACCTCCTTCATCTTCTCCATGGCTCCATATAGAGACATCCTTCCTGGCCATGGGATTGTGTTCTTGTTTGTGCCTTACACAGGCATTCAATCAGCTAACTCGGCGCAGAACCTGGGCTTTCTCAACCGCACCAATGATGGGAATTCCAGCAACCATGTTTTTGGGGTAGAGTTCGATGTCTTTAAGAATCAAGAATTCAATGATATGAATGCCAATCATGTGGGGATTGATCTTAACTCCTTGACTTCAGCTGAAGCCCATGATGCTGGCTACTAcagtgatggtggtggtggtggtgacgATGATGATGAAAAGTCCTTCAAAGAGTTGAAGCTCAACAACGGGAAGAACTACCAAGTCTGGATTGATTATGCTGATTTTCACATCAATGTCACCATGACAGTGGCAGGTAAGCCAAGGCCTAGAAGGCCTTTACTCAGTGTTCCGCTTGATTTATCTCAAGTTTTTGAGGATGAGATGTATGTTGGCTTCACTGCTGCAACTGGAAGTTTGGTTGAAAGTCACAAGATATTAGGTTGGAGCTTTAGTAATTCCAATTTTTCACTGAGTGAAGCTTTGATTACTACTGGTTTGCCATCGTTTGAGCTGACTAAAAGCTCGATTTTTCGGTCGAAAGGGTTCATTGCAGGCATCACAGCAGGGCTTTTCCTTGTTCTTGTTGCTTGTTCTGTTGTTGCTTCGCTTTGGGTTAGGAGGAGAAGGATGAGGAGGGCtagggagagagaggaaatggaagagTGGGAATTAGAGTTCTGGCCACATAGAATCACTTATCAAGAAATTGATGCTGCAACAACTGGGTTTTCTGATGAGAATGTGATTGGAATTGGGGGGAATGGGAGGGTTTACAAAGGGGTATTGGCTGGAGGAGCCGAGGTCGCGGTGAAGCGAATTTCTCACGAAAACGGTGAGGGGATGAGAGAGTTCGTGGCTGAAATCTCCAGCATTGGCAGGCTGAAGCACAGGAATTTGGTGGGCTTGAGAGGCTGGTGCAAGAAAGACAAAGGCAGCTTCATTTTGTTGTATGACTACATGGAAAATGGGAGCTTGGACAAGAGGGTTTTTGACTGTGATGAGAGCATGATGCTAAGCTATGAAGATagaataagaattttgaaagATGTGGCTATGGGGGTGTTGTATTTACATGAGGGATGGGAAGTCAAGGTCTTGCACAGGGACATTAAGGCCAGCAATGTCCTACTTGACAAGGAAATGAATGGGAGGCTGGGGGACTTTGGGCTCGCCCGGCTGGACAGCCACGGGCAAGTTCCTAGCACCACCCGGGTGGTGGGAACTGTCGGGTACTTGGCGCCAGAGGTGGTGAGGACAGGCCGGGCATCGACACAAACAGATGTGTTTGGCTTTGGGGTACTGATCTTAGAGGTGATGTGTGGGAAGAGGCCAATTGAGGAGGGGAAGACACCTTTGGTTGATTGGGTATGGGAGTTGATGGAAAGAGGGGAACTAGTCCTTGCCCTTGATGAAAGATTGAGAGCCAGAGGAGGGTTCAATGAAGAGGAACTCGAAAGAGTGCTACATTTAGGCTTGTTGTGCGCGCATCCAGAGTCGCGAAGCAGGCCAACGATGAGACAGGTAGTGAAGGTCTTGGAAGGAAAGAACGAGGTTGAAGAGGGGGAAAGTGAGGACATGGAAGCCTACTTGCTTGAGAAGGTGAAATCTAAGAAAATGTGGTCTAGATACCAACAGGGTCTTGGCAATGGTTCCGGCCACCCAACATTTGAGCAGATTAGGCAGTCACTCTCGTCTTCCATGTCCCTCTCTTGGTCTGATGCTATCGTGGAAGGCAGGTGA
- the LOC127808848 gene encoding transcription factor bHLH162-like isoform X1, translating into MAHNSGSGSSRADRKTIEKNRRNHMKDLYSKLNSLVPHHTSEEGTSLVEQLDEAANYIKRLQQHLDEMKQKKERLMMRVEQKSDVNGSIITSTSSSSSATVGLRSPQVEIHDLGSALEIVLVTGLDCQAVFNETIRVLHEEGAEINNASFSVVDDFTVFHTIHSKIDRVFLGVGWGVCSGIWSCKDSREAKGALSRLI; encoded by the exons ATGGCGCACAATTCTGGCTCAGGCTCATCCAGGGCTGACAGAAAGACCATTGAGAAAAACAGAAGAAATCACATGAAAGACCTCTACTCCAAGCTCAATTCTCTTGTCCCTCATCACACTTCtgag GAAGGAACATCACTGGTTGAACAATTAGATGAGGCTGCAAACTACATAAAGAGGTTGCAGCAACACTTGGACGAAATGAAGCAGAAGAAGGAGAGACTGATGATGAGAGTTGAGCAAAAATCTGACGTTAATGGAAGCATTATTACGAGTACTAGTAGCAGCTCATCAGCAACTGTAGGGTTGAGATCACCACAGGTTGAGATCCACGATCTGGGCTCAGCCCTGGAGATCGTTCTGGTGACTGGGCTGGATTGCCAGGCCGTGTTCAATGAGACGATCCGGGTGCTTCATGAGGAGGGGGCTGAGATTAACAATGCCAGCTTCTCAGTCGTGGATGATTTTACTGTTTTCCACACAATCCACTCCAAG ATCGATCGGGTGTTTCTGGGTGTAGGTTGGGGAGTCTGCAGTGGGATTTGGAGCTGCAAGGATAGCCGAGAGGCTAAGGGAGCTTTGTCAAGGCTGATATGA
- the LOC127807265 gene encoding uncharacterized protein LOC127807265 has protein sequence MAGATVRIPMCRRILMCENYDSGNSGDLEMRLDDTVFEFLDESPESSSSHGSVEDEENEEGDEEKVNKTHAEDDRIFWENQHQILRDTLCRTSSLESRIRNATKQALKEAQLAGNFCVCRKPVAGGCRNCLIREICGRLQNAGFNSAVCRSKWRSSPDIPSGEHTFLDVVSSSSKKAEIKVIIELNFRAEFEVARASEEYKQLIGGMPEVFIGKVERLQSLIKILCSAAKKSMKENKMHMGPWRKQRYMQAKWLRSCERIATAAPPLSTGGSSSRAARPRASMLTVDLHEGFHSFNRTAVEVL, from the exons ATGGCCGGAGCGACAGTGAGGATTCCGATGTGTCGCCGGATTTTGATGTGTGAGAACTACGATTCCGGGAATTCCGGTGATTTGGAGATGAGATTGGATGACACGGTTTTTGAGTTCTTGGACGAATCGCCGGAGAGTAGTAGCAGCCACGGCTCTGTTGAGGACGAAGAAAACGAAGAAGGTGATGAAGAGAAAGTGAACAAGACACACGCAGAAGATGACAGGATTTTCTGGGAAAATCAACACCAAATCCTGCGT GACACCTTATGTAGGACTAGTTCTTTGGAATCAAGGATCCGGAATGCCACCAAGCAGGCACTAAAAGAAGCCCAGCTGGCCGGAAACTTCTGCGTCTGCCGGAAACCAGTGGCGGGCGGCTGCCGGAACTGTCTGATCAGGGAAATCTGCGGCCGCCTTCAGAATGCCGGCTTCAACAGCGCCGTCTGCAGATCCAAATGGAGGAGCTCGCCAGATATCCCGTCCGGCGAACACACTTTTCTCGACGTGGTGAGCTCAAGCTCGAAGAAAGCAGAGATCAAAGTGATAATTGAGTTGAATTTCCGGGCGGAGTTCGAGGTGGCGAGGGCGAGCGAAGAGTACAAGCAGCTCATCGGGGGGATGCCGGAGGTGTTCATCGGAAAGGTGGAGAGGCTGCAGAGTCTGATCAAGATCCTGTGCTCAGCGGCGAAGAAGAGCATGAAGGAGAACAAGATGCATATGGGTCCGTGGAGGAAGCAGCGATACATGCAGGCCAAGTGGCTACGCTCCTGCGAGAGGATCGCCACTGCGGCGCCGCCGCTATCGACGGGAGGCTCCTCCTCCCGGGCCGCCAGGCCAAGGGCTTCCATGCTCACGGTGGATTTGCACGAGGGTTTCCACAGTTTCAATAGGACTGCAGTTGAAGTGCTGTGA
- the LOC127808848 gene encoding transcription factor bHLH162-like isoform X2 encodes MAHNSGSGSSRADRKTIEKNRRNHMKDLYSKLNSLVPHHTSEEGTSLVEQLDEAANYIKRLQQHLDEMKQKKERLMMRVEQKSDVNGSIITSTSSSSSATVGLRSPQVEIHDLGSALEIVLVTGLDCQAVFNETIRVLHEEGAEINNASFSVVDDFTVFHTIHSKVGESAVGFGAARIAERLRELCQG; translated from the exons ATGGCGCACAATTCTGGCTCAGGCTCATCCAGGGCTGACAGAAAGACCATTGAGAAAAACAGAAGAAATCACATGAAAGACCTCTACTCCAAGCTCAATTCTCTTGTCCCTCATCACACTTCtgag GAAGGAACATCACTGGTTGAACAATTAGATGAGGCTGCAAACTACATAAAGAGGTTGCAGCAACACTTGGACGAAATGAAGCAGAAGAAGGAGAGACTGATGATGAGAGTTGAGCAAAAATCTGACGTTAATGGAAGCATTATTACGAGTACTAGTAGCAGCTCATCAGCAACTGTAGGGTTGAGATCACCACAGGTTGAGATCCACGATCTGGGCTCAGCCCTGGAGATCGTTCTGGTGACTGGGCTGGATTGCCAGGCCGTGTTCAATGAGACGATCCGGGTGCTTCATGAGGAGGGGGCTGAGATTAACAATGCCAGCTTCTCAGTCGTGGATGATTTTACTGTTTTCCACACAATCCACTCCAAG GTTGGGGAGTCTGCAGTGGGATTTGGAGCTGCAAGGATAGCCGAGAGGCTAAGGGAGCTTTGTCAAGGCTGA